Part of the Quadrisphaera sp. RL12-1S genome, AGGTCCAGCCCGGGTTCGCCCGCACCGGGCGCGCCTTCTGGGGCTTCGCGGGCCACGGGCTGGTCCCGGACCTCGTCACCACGGGCAAGCCGATGGGCAACGGGATCCCGGTCTCGGGCCTGCTCGCGCGCCCCGAGGTGCTGGCGTCCTTCGCCGACCACCTGCCGTACTTCAACACCTTCGGCGGCAACCCCGTGTCCGTGGCGGCCGCGCAGGCCGTGCTCGACGTCATCCGGGACGAGGACCTGCAGGGCAGCGCTCTGAGGGTCGGGGCGGCGCTGCGGGACGACCTGCGCACCCTCGCGGCCCACAGCGACCTCCTCGGCGAGGTCCGCGGGTCGGGTCTCTACACCGGCCTCGAGGTGGTCGACCCGGACACCGGCGCCGGGTCCACGGCGCTGGCCCTGGACGTGGTCGAGGCGCTGAGGCAGCGGCGCGTCCTGACCTCCGTCTGCGGGGCCGGTGGGGACGTGCTCAAGCTGCGGCCGCCGCTGGTCTTCTCCCACGAGGACGGCGCGTGGCTCCTGGAGGCGCTCGAGGACGCCGTGCTGGAGGTGGGCCGGCGCCGCCGGTGAGGCGGACCCCGGTCAGCCTCCCGTGACGCGCAGCAGGGGCGCCCGGGTGTCCCGGGCGCCCCTGCTGGACCGGTGTCGAGGTGGGTGTCGAGGTGGGTCCGGCGGTGTGTCAGACGGACAGGACCGCACCGACGCTGAGCCGGTCCGGGTCGGCGCCGATGACGGCGGCGTTCGCCGCGTGCAGCGACTGCCAGCTGGTGCCGGTCGACGCGGCGATGCTGGAGAGGGTGTCGCCGGGCTGCACGGTGTAGCCCGCACCGCTGCCGGAGCGGTCGGCGGACCGCGAGGCGGCGGGCGCCTGCCGGGAGGCCGAGACCTCGCTCGCGGCGCTGCCCTGCGCGTCAGCGCTGCTCAGGCCGAGCTTGGCGGAGCAGGCGGGCCAGGCGCCCCATCCCTGGGCGGCGAGGACCTTCTCGGCCACGGCGATCTGCTGCTCGCGGCTGGCGAGGTCGGCGCGTGAGGCGTACTGCCCGCCGCCGAAGCCGGTCCACGTGCTGGAGGTGAACTGGAGACCGCCGTAGAAGCCGTTGCCCGTGTTGGTCGACCAGTCGCTGGTGGACTCGCAGGCGGCCAGGCGGTCCCACGTGCTGGCGGAGGCCGCCTGGGCCGCGGTGCCCGAGAGGGCGACCAGGGGTGCTGCTGCCAGGGAGGCTGCTGCTGCGAGGGCGAGCAGGCGACGGCGGGAGCTTCGGACCGGGGCGTGTGTCTGCTGGGTCATCAGGGCTTCCACCCTGACACAGATGACCCAGAGTGTCGAAAAGAGCCCCGGGAAGCCCCTACCGTCACTGCTAGTAGTCGCCGGGTGGGCGACGAGCCCCGCAGCGGCGGTGGTGCAGGTCAGACGGACAGGACCTGGCCCGCGAAGATGCGGTTCGGGTTGCTGCCGATCACGGAGGCGTTGGCCGAGTAGACGGCCTGCCACGTGGTGCCCTGAGAGGCGGCGATCTTGGCCAGGGTGTCGCCCGCGGCCACCGTGTACGTGCCGCCGGTGCGGTCCGCCGAGCGGGAGGCTTGCGGGGCGCGCTGGGCGGCGACGTCGGACGCGGCCGGAGCGGCCCCGGCCGAGCCGGCCTTGTCGGCGCTGCCGAGCCCGAGCTTGGGCGAGCACGCGGGCCAGGCGCCCCAGCCCTGGGCGGCGAGGACCTTCTCCGCCACGGCGATCTGCTGCTCGCGGCTGGCGAGGTCGGCGCGGGAGGCGTACTGCCCGCCGCCGAAGCCGGTCCACGTGCTGGAGGTGAACTGGAGACCGCCGTAGAAGCTGTTCCCGGTGTTGATGGCCCAGTTCCCGGTGCTCTCGCACTGGGCGAGGCGGTCCCAGGTGTCCCCCGTCGCGGCTGACGCCGGGGCCGCCACGGCGACGACGGGGGCGGCGGCGACGGCGGCGGTGGCCGCGACGCCGAGGGCGCGGCGGGTGATGCGGCTCGGCTGGGGCTGGGCGCGGTGGCGGGCGTTGCGGCTCACGGGTGACCTCCGTGTCGACGGTGCTCCGGTCCCGGTCGCACTGCTGCTCGACCGGGCGTTCGCCCACAACCTACGGACGCGGTGTGCGTCCGTGGGTGCTTTTGGGCGAACTTGTGGACGACGCGGTGCGGACTACCGTCGTCGTGTGCCTCCGGACGGCCCTGAGCACACAGATCCGCGCAGCCCGCAGGGCAGCGCCGACGCCGGTGCCGCCCGTGCGCCCGGCCGGACCGTCCTGCACGTGGACCTCGACGCGTTCTACGCAGCTGTGGAGCAGCGCGACAAGCCCTCGCTGCGCGGCAAGCCCGTGGTGGTGGGCGGCACCGCCTGGCGCGGGGTGGTGGCCACCGCCTCCTACGAGGCGAGGGCCTTCGGCGTCGGCTCGGCGATGCCTACGGCCGCGGCGCGGCGCGCCTGCCCCTGGGCGGCCTACCTCGCCCCGCGCTTCGCGGCGTACCGCACGGCCTCGGCCCGGGTGATGGAGCTGCTGGCCGACCTGGCCGGTCCACCCGGGCTGCTGGAGCCGCTCTCGCTGGACGAGGCCTACGTGGACCTCAGCGGCTCCTCCTCCGGGCCTGACGACGAGGGCGTGCTGGCCGCCGTCGTCGCCTTCCGGGAGCGGGTGCGCACCGAGGTGGGGCTGACGGCCTCCGTGGGCGTCGGCACCAGCAAGCTCATGGCCAAGGTGGCCTCCGACCTGCGCAAGCCCGACGCCCTGCTCGTGGTGCCGGCCGGCGCGGAGCGCTCCGTGCTGGCGCCGCTGGGCGTGCGGGCGCTGCCCGGCGTGGGACCGGCCACCGAGTCCCGCCTGGCGGGCCTCGGCGTCAGCACTGTGGGCCAGCTGGCGGCCACCGACGAGCGCGAGCTGGTCTCCGTGCTCGGGCGCGCCGCGGGGACGGCCCTGCACGCCGCGGCGCTGGGGGTGGACCCGCGCCCCGTGGTGCCGGAGCGGGAGGCCAAGTCGGTGAGCGCGGAGGAGACCTTCCCCACCGACGTGGTGGACCGAGCCGTGCTCGCGGCGGAGCTGCACCGGATGGCCGGGCGCGTGGCCGAGCGGCTCCTGGCCTCCGGCGTCCGGGGGCGGACCGTCACGGTGAAGGCGCGCCGCTACGACTTCACGGCCCTGGCCCGCTCGGCCACCACCGCGGGCGGAGCGGGCGTGGCCACGGCGGAGGAGATCGCCGCCGCTGCCGCTCCGCTGCTGGCCGCCATCGACGCGACGGGTGGCCTGCGCCTCCTGGGCGTGGGGGTCTCCGGCCTGGTCGGCGCGCTCGACGGGCTGGACGACCCGGTCCAGGGTGACCTCCTCGCCGACCTCCTCGCCCCGTCGACCCTGCCCGGGCAGTCAGCTGGTGCCGACGGCCCCGACCAGACCGACGAGCACGGCGCCCCCGCGGACGCCCCCGAGGACGCCCCCGACGACGACGGGGTGGTCCCGCCTGCGTCGGCGCGACGCGGCGCCGCTGCCGTGGTGTG contains:
- a CDS encoding LysM peptidoglycan-binding domain-containing protein, encoding MTQQTHAPVRSSRRRLLALAAAASLAAAPLVALSGTAAQAASASTWDRLAACESTSDWSTNTGNGFYGGLQFTSSTWTGFGGGQYASRADLASREQQIAVAEKVLAAQGWGAWPACSAKLGLSSADAQGSAASEVSASRQAPAASRSADRSGSGAGYTVQPGDTLSSIAASTGTSWQSLHAANAAVIGADPDRLSVGAVLSV
- a CDS encoding LysM peptidoglycan-binding domain-containing protein encodes the protein MSRNARHRAQPQPSRITRRALGVAATAAVAAAPVVAVAAPASAATGDTWDRLAQCESTGNWAINTGNSFYGGLQFTSSTWTGFGGGQYASRADLASREQQIAVAEKVLAAQGWGAWPACSPKLGLGSADKAGSAGAAPAASDVAAQRAPQASRSADRTGGTYTVAAGDTLAKIAASQGTTWQAVYSANASVIGSNPNRIFAGQVLSV
- a CDS encoding DNA polymerase IV, giving the protein MPPDGPEHTDPRSPQGSADAGAARAPGRTVLHVDLDAFYAAVEQRDKPSLRGKPVVVGGTAWRGVVATASYEARAFGVGSAMPTAAARRACPWAAYLAPRFAAYRTASARVMELLADLAGPPGLLEPLSLDEAYVDLSGSSSGPDDEGVLAAVVAFRERVRTEVGLTASVGVGTSKLMAKVASDLRKPDALLVVPAGAERSVLAPLGVRALPGVGPATESRLAGLGVSTVGQLAATDERELVSVLGRAAGTALHAAALGVDPRPVVPEREAKSVSAEETFPTDVVDRAVLAAELHRMAGRVAERLLASGVRGRTVTVKARRYDFTALARSATTAGGAGVATAEEIAAAAAPLLAAIDATGGLRLLGVGVSGLVGALDGLDDPVQGDLLADLLAPSTLPGQSAGADGPDQTDEHGAPADAPEDAPDDDGVVPPASARRGAAAVVWRPGQDVLHAEHGAGWVQGSGVGRVTVRFEGPRTAVGRVRTFAVDDPALSEADPPVW